A region of the Lycium barbarum isolate Lr01 chromosome 1, ASM1917538v2, whole genome shotgun sequence genome:
atcattattttgattgctcaaattaaaataagacgagagattaccgtccgaggatgtcatatgagaagtggccccggtatccatgtaccaatttTGATCGGGCGGGTTCAAGGTCATGGTGTGCATTGCGGACTCGATGTTGGTTGGAACATACGACCCATGAGGTGCCACTGCTGCCGTATATAGCTATTGGGCTGGAGGAGGGCCCAATATACCTTGCTGTCGTGCTGGGCCAGGCGGGGGACAAGCCCATGACGTGGTCGGGTACGGGCAGGGGGGAGGAGTAGCAACCCAACGAGGCTGTGGTACCCACTGCCAGTGGCCAAACTGTCCGGCAGGCCACTGCTGTGAAGAGGAGCCCGCTGGCAGCGGACCACCGCTGCTACGGCCTGAACCACCGCGTCCGCCGGATGTGTTTTTACCGTCGCCTGAGCCGCGGCCAGAACTACTTTTTCGGCCAGTCCCAGCATTTTGGCGGTGGGAATTTTTGGTTTTCCCTCAGCGTGAGCTTGTGTTTTCAGTGGGCAATGCCGCGTCGTCGACTGCGGCTACTATAGCCGAACCAGACCCGTGAGACACCATTACCACAAGTTCACGTTCTTCTAAAACAAGGGAAGACCGAGCCTCTGTGAATGGGGGAGAGGCTTAGCATGGCGAATTTGTGTCCCAACCCCTTTGTACGCTTCAGTGAGACCCGAAATCAGTTAAAGGACAAGATGGCTATTCGTTACGGGAGCTCCAACATTTTTCATTTGATCCGCAAGGATTTTTAGACGTTGACAATAGGCAGAGGCATGGGGAAAATCCTCCATACAAGTCGTCGTGAATTCTTTTTCGAGAGTCACCGCACGAGAGGTTTGATGATCTTGGAATATATCACACAAGCGAACCCAAGCGTCCATGGCAGTAGCGTCTGGTTCGATGATGGTGTTTAACAAATCATTCGAAATTGTTGAATATATCCATTGAAGCACGGTGGCGTCAATGGACGTCCATAATTCGACTTCCTTATCAGTTTTGGGAGCCGGCTTCTCCTTACCTGTGGGTGGAGGAATGATGTGATGAAGGACCTTGTGAGAACGAGCATGAATCTTGAAAAGCTCGGCCCATGTTCCGTATTGTGAGTTCTCCATCTCAAGAGTAAcagagatgtgattcttgatattcGAGACAACGAGGGTTGGGTGGAACGAGGGCTTAACCCGAGTGGGTGTTGCATCGGCCATGGCGGATGTAGTAGAGAAAGAAGGTGAcggaaagaggaagaagaaagagggactagggcgtagcggaaggaggaagaagaaagaaaccctaatctgataccatgtaggaaatattTTTCGTAAAAGATTTCATTCCTTGACTTGGTTAATATACAAACTATACAACCATAATGTTGGCCTAGAATTAAGgagctaacctaaaataggagattacaaaatattctaactaatatttacataatctatcaggTGTTGTAGCTAAGGTTGAAATTGTGAGTTTTTTTATTTCCACATGAAAGGgaggagaaaatgacaaaaatgttTCCTCATGTTTGAGAGTAGATTAAAAATAGTCACTCAAGTATGTACTGAACAGTTTGGGTCCCTTAACTTTTTAAAAACTGACACTTTTAGTCCCATCAAATATCTAACCTAAAGACAACAGTGGGAAAAAATATTAAACTATAAACACCAAAAAAGTCAGATTAAATCCAAAAATATAAAACACCCAAAACTACACTAGACgctaaaatatatttaaaaacaaaaagcGGAATAACACACCTCAAAAAATGGTATCATACTCCAGAATAAATAGAAAATAGTAAAAACTTAAAATATTATACGTCTAAATGTGAGTCGTAAATATTTTTTTCTCCATAGTTTCTGTCAAATTTAATAGACACATTTGATAAATATTTGACGGGGACTAAAATTATTTATCTTTTGATAAACATAATTAAGAGACAATTTTGAGCTTAC
Encoded here:
- the LOC132617838 gene encoding uncharacterized protein LOC132617838 codes for the protein MADATPTRVKPSFHPTLVVSNIKNHISVTLEMENSQYGTWAELFKIHARSHKVLHHIIPPPTGKEKPAPKTDKEVELWTSIDATVLQWIYSTISNDLLNTIIEPDATAMDAWVRLCDIFQDHQTSRAVTLEKEFTTTCMEDFPHASAYCQRLKILADQMKNVGAPVTNSHLVL